The following proteins are co-located in the Styela clava chromosome 15, kaStyClav1.hap1.2, whole genome shotgun sequence genome:
- the LOC144432353 gene encoding uncharacterized protein LOC144432353, whose amino-acid sequence MDFQLHFIRREGETYIIDQQLKTSFLAKLKKLYFDTPGGGATNEELDTYADNLFRGEYFFMTDYDTYFVMGFCTPIGLKGFSHFRTITPTAKAIYNMWNVFASHNQVTSIGWEDMCFAWQ is encoded by the exons ATGGATTTCCAGTTACACTTTATCCGAAGAGAGGGCGAAACATACATCATAGATCAACAACTCA aaacttCGTTTCTGGCAAAACTCAAGAAGTTGTATTTTGATACCCCAGGTGGTGGCGCAACAAATGAAGAGCTAGATACTT ATGCAGACAACCTATTTCGAGGCGAGTATTTCTTCATGACAGATTACGACACTTATTTTGTCATGGGATTCTGCACACCAATAG GATTGAAGGGATTTTCACACTTCAGAACCATAACTCCGACAGCAAAGGCAATTTATAATATGTGGAATGTATTTGCCAGTCACAATCAAGTAACAAGTATAGGATGGGAAGATATGTGCTTTGCCTGGCAGTAG